From Pseudoalteromonas rubra, one genomic window encodes:
- a CDS encoding IS5 family transposase: MKEKRITNWREYNKALIARGNIQLWFSEGAIEQWNNTQHHGGKGRANHFSELAIETCLTLRAVFRLSLRAAQGFVSSLISMMKLDLDTPTYSCLCKRSAELAVRYRPHSSASGGIDIVVDSTGLKVYGNGEWHARKHGANKRRTWRKLHLAVDSDTHQIVGAELSTVSVADSEVLGDLLRPLRRKISSVKADGAYDTRGCYAEVAAKKAEAVIPPRSNAQLWEDGHTRNSAVILTKHIGSNEWKKCVNYHQRSLAETAMYRYKQLMGDKLVSRGFNQQHTEAMIKVKVLNRMTGLGMPEYQGSS; encoded by the coding sequence TTGAAAGAAAAGCGTATCACCAACTGGCGCGAATACAACAAAGCCCTTATCGCCAGAGGTAACATCCAACTTTGGTTTTCCGAGGGCGCGATTGAACAGTGGAACAACACGCAACATCATGGCGGTAAAGGTCGAGCTAATCATTTCTCTGAACTGGCAATTGAGACCTGCCTGACTTTGCGGGCTGTATTTCGCTTGTCTCTTCGAGCTGCACAGGGTTTTGTTTCCTCATTAATATCAATGATGAAGCTTGATTTGGATACGCCAACTTATAGTTGTTTGTGTAAGCGTAGTGCAGAGCTGGCAGTTCGCTATAGGCCACACTCCAGTGCATCCGGAGGCATTGATATTGTGGTTGATAGCACTGGTTTGAAGGTGTACGGAAATGGTGAGTGGCATGCAAGAAAACATGGTGCAAACAAGCGCCGAACATGGCGAAAGCTACACCTGGCAGTTGATTCAGATACACACCAAATCGTAGGCGCTGAGTTGTCCACAGTGTCTGTAGCTGATTCAGAAGTTTTGGGTGACCTACTCAGACCATTGCGCAGGAAGATCAGCTCAGTTAAAGCAGATGGTGCTTATGATACCAGAGGCTGTTATGCCGAAGTAGCAGCTAAAAAGGCCGAAGCAGTGATCCCACCAAGGAGTAACGCGCAGTTGTGGGAGGATGGACATACTCGCAACAGCGCGGTCATTTTAACAAAGCATATAGGCAGCAATGAGTGGAAAAAATGTGTGAACTACCACCAACGTTCACTGGCGGAAACGGCAATGTACCGATACAAACAGCTAATGGGTGACAAGCTGGTCAGTCGTGGATTCAATCAGCAACACACTGAAGCGATGATCAAAGTGAAAGTACTCAATAGAATGACTGGGCTAGGTATGCCTGAATATCAGGGAAGCAGTTGA